In Clostridium swellfunianum, a genomic segment contains:
- a CDS encoding fumarylacetoacetate hydrolase family protein, whose product MKFVTYEYNGKEKVGVLAENTIIPLDGFGSMYDLIENFREDLVNVNSSEKLPIEAVKLLAPIPKPRRNLLCLGKNYEDHAKELGATKISDKFVPDDPIYFTKAAEAVIGNGDFIKYSPDVTNQVDYEVELAIVIGKEGKNIKQEEAEDYIFGYTIVNDVSARDLQIKHKQWFKAKSLDTFAPMGPCIVHKNEISLPLELDIKSIVNGEVRQNSNTRLLIFNIPYIISDLSKGFTLKPGDIICTGTPSGVGFGFNPPRLLKAGDTVECCVEKIGTLINKVKAI is encoded by the coding sequence ATGAAATTTGTTACTTATGAGTACAATGGAAAAGAAAAAGTAGGAGTGCTAGCTGAAAATACAATAATTCCTTTAGATGGATTTGGTTCAATGTATGATTTGATTGAGAACTTTAGAGAAGATTTAGTTAATGTGAATAGTTCTGAAAAACTGCCTATAGAAGCAGTTAAACTTCTTGCACCCATTCCAAAGCCAAGAAGAAATCTCTTATGTCTTGGAAAGAACTATGAAGACCATGCAAAGGAACTAGGCGCAACCAAAATTTCAGATAAATTTGTACCTGATGATCCTATATATTTTACAAAAGCTGCTGAGGCTGTTATAGGAAATGGTGATTTTATTAAATATTCCCCTGACGTAACAAATCAGGTTGATTACGAAGTTGAGCTTGCTATAGTTATAGGCAAGGAAGGAAAGAACATAAAACAAGAGGAAGCAGAAGACTACATATTTGGCTATACAATAGTTAATGATGTATCTGCCAGAGACCTTCAGATTAAGCATAAGCAGTGGTTTAAGGCAAAAAGCTTAGATACTTTTGCACCTATGGGGCCTTGTATCGTACATAAAAATGAGATTTCTTTACCGCTTGAACTTGATATAAAATCCATTGTTAATGGAGAAGTTAGACAAAACTCTAATACGAGGCTTTTAATTTTCAATATTCCCTATATTATAAGCGATTTATCTAAAGGCTTTACTTTGAAGCCAGGAGACATAATTTGTACAGGTACTCCTAGCGGGGTTGGCTTTGGCTTTAACCCTCCAAGGCTATTAAAAGCTGGAGATACCGTGGAATGCTGCGTTGAAAAGATAGGAACTTTAATTAACAAGGTTAAAGCTATATAA
- a CDS encoding methyl-accepting chemotaxis protein: MFKSLKTKILASMVMLTSICTFTFIGVSFYAMRTTVTSQMKNDGANLVSVINREIGKHDLNDREGITKILKEIKEQGNGNIKYITLADTNLKVVASSDSEFKAANDENVDSVSSASTQGSSESTKNIEQGKSNGYTFKTDGGEKVYNVSTSFFQADKQVGTISVGISLGLMNSMITKSIIQVLIVALAVQALAVIIGVIISKNITTPIINTIKKLDLFEKGDFTVEFESKSNDETRKLTNALNESIFVLKGMIKETKQGMDELGGISATLKHSSENVENSSRIVSESIIEVAAGIEEQDNNVSQVNRSLENFSSTLEQIQIKVKDATKSGSEIEVSADIGAEKLTDLVKSIEDVRSSFGAAVSNIEMLNQDAKKISEIMNVINNVAEQTNLLALNAAIEAARAGEAGRGFSVVADEIRKLAEQVMNSSKSINQIVAGVLSSVKGVSNTTENISFKMDNQIDIVDNTMSAFKAIQSEVHKTTSQFKNIFEDLKGVVLEEETIVSNVQEVSAISEQISASTQQISSSVQEHVATMEQLSKLAENIEAMAERLNKNVDRFKI, from the coding sequence ATGTTTAAATCATTAAAGACAAAAATACTAGCATCTATGGTAATGTTAACCTCTATATGTACATTTACTTTTATAGGTGTTTCTTTTTATGCAATGCGAACAACAGTTACAAGTCAAATGAAGAACGATGGTGCTAATCTGGTTAGTGTTATTAACAGAGAAATAGGGAAGCATGACTTAAACGATAGGGAAGGCATCACAAAAATATTAAAGGAAATTAAAGAACAAGGCAATGGAAATATAAAGTATATAACACTTGCAGACACAAACCTAAAGGTTGTTGCTTCAAGTGATAGTGAATTTAAGGCAGCAAATGATGAAAATGTTGATTCTGTATCTTCTGCTTCTACTCAGGGCAGCAGTGAATCAACAAAAAACATAGAACAAGGGAAGTCTAATGGATATACCTTTAAAACGGATGGTGGAGAAAAAGTATATAATGTATCTACTTCTTTTTTTCAGGCAGATAAACAGGTTGGAACTATAAGTGTTGGAATTTCCTTAGGTCTAATGAACAGCATGATTACTAAAAGTATTATACAAGTTCTTATTGTTGCTTTAGCGGTGCAGGCACTTGCAGTTATTATTGGAGTAATTATATCTAAAAATATAACTACTCCAATAATAAACACAATAAAAAAGCTTGATTTATTTGAAAAAGGAGACTTTACAGTAGAATTTGAAAGTAAGTCAAATGATGAAACAAGAAAGCTTACAAATGCCCTTAATGAATCAATTTTTGTACTAAAAGGAATGATTAAAGAAACAAAACAGGGTATGGATGAGCTAGGGGGAATATCAGCTACATTAAAACATTCTAGTGAAAATGTGGAGAACTCTAGCAGGATTGTTTCAGAATCTATTATTGAAGTTGCAGCAGGGATTGAAGAGCAAGATAATAATGTTAGTCAAGTTAATAGATCTTTAGAAAACTTTAGCAGTACACTTGAACAAATACAAATAAAGGTTAAGGATGCTACGAAAAGTGGTTCAGAGATTGAAGTGTCAGCTGATATTGGAGCAGAGAAACTTACTGATTTAGTTAAGTCTATAGAAGATGTCAGAAGTTCTTTTGGTGCGGCTGTGTCAAACATAGAGATGCTAAATCAAGATGCTAAAAAGATTAGTGAAATAATGAATGTAATAAATAATGTTGCAGAGCAGACAAATCTTCTAGCATTAAACGCTGCCATAGAAGCTGCAAGAGCAGGGGAAGCCGGCAGAGGATTCTCTGTTGTAGCAGATGAGATAAGAAAGCTTGCAGAGCAGGTTATGAATTCTTCAAAGAGTATAAACCAAATAGTTGCAGGAGTACTTTCAAGCGTAAAGGGAGTATCAAATACTACAGAGAATATTTCCTTTAAGATGGATAATCAGATTGATATAGTAGATAATACAATGTCAGCCTTTAAAGCTATTCAATCCGAGGTTCACAAGACCACTTCTCAGTTTAAAAATATTTTTGAAGATTTAAAGGGAGTAGTGCTTGAGGAAGAAACTATAGTTAGCAATGTTCAAGAGGTATCAGCTATTTCAGAGCAGATTTCAGCGTCTACACAACAAATATCTTCATCGGTTCAGGAACATGTTGCTACTATGGAACAGCTGTCAAAGCTTGCTGAGAATATTGAGGCTATGGCAGAAAGACTTAATAAAAATGTAGATAGGTTTAAAATATAG